The Candidatus Hydrogenedentota bacterium sequence GACGATGGCGAACTGTTCGAAGACAAAATGCAGCGCCTCACCGAAACCCTGGGCCAACAATTCATTGAAGCCGAGAAACTTGACGAGGCCATCCGAGGGAACCTGCGGAGACTTGGCTATGAGCTATGATCCTTCAGTGCCGTTCGATGAATTACCCCCGCTGCTGCCGACGACCGAGGTGGAGTCAAAAGCGGTTCTCAAGCAGTGTCTCACCGCTACCCGCGCGCTCGCTGAGCTAAAAGGGGCAGGTGGACTGATTCCAGACCAATCTATTCTCATTAATGCCATCCCTTTACAGGAAGCGATGATGAGTTCTGAGATCGAAAATATCGTCACAACGCAGGACGAGCTTTTCAAGGCCGCAATTGACGAATCCTCAGTTGCCGATCCACAGACGAAGGAAGTTCTTCGCTATCGCACCGCACTGAGACACGGCTACGAAGCACTGCACGACAAGCCACTGTCGCTCGACTTGATTCTGAGTGTGTGCCGCGTGTTACGCGATCAACCATCCCTCGAATTTCGCTCCGAAACCGAGCGTGTCGTCATTGCCAATCCTCAAACTCACGACATCATCTATACTCCACCCCCTGGCGGCCCTGGCCTGGTTGATAAGCTTCGCAACCTTGAGGCCTACCTTCTAGCACGGGAAGGTCCCGATCCGTTGATTCGAATGGCCGTCGGGCACTACCAGTTTGAGGCCATTCATCCGTTCACGGACGGCAACGGACGCACCGGCCGCATTCTAAACATCCTTTATCTCCTCCACGCGCGGCTGCTCGACATCCCGGTGCTCTATCTCAGCCGCTTCATCATTCAGAACAAGGCCGAATACTACCGGCTGTTGCGGGGCGTCACCGAGGGCGGTGACTGGGATACATGGCTTATCTACATGCTCCGGGGCATCGAGGAAACCGCCTATTGGACTTGCGGCAGAATCCGCGCAATCCGCCAGCTTCTGGACCACACAGCCGAGCGTTGTCGGAAGGAATTGCCAAGGGTGTACTCCAGGGAACTGGTCGACCTCATTTTTCGCCAGCCCTACTGCAAGATTGGCTTTCTCGTGGAAGAGGGGCTCGCCGAGCGGAAAACCGCCTCTAAGTACCTCCGCGAATTGGAGCAAATTGGCATTCTAGCCGGAGAGAGAATAGGGCGCGAGGTCGTTTTCAAGCATCCCGCGCTTCTGAAGGTGCTCGCGGCATGAGGACTCAACAACTAACGTGTCCCTGCGGTGTACATTTGGCCAGAACATGTCCAATTTCTCGCTCATATTGGACACGTCGACGAAACATGTCCACGGCATGGACATGTCCCTCGGGATATGTCCATTTTGCCGCCAGACATGGACACAATAGCTGCTGGGCCGCGACCGCTGAGAAAGAGGGCTTGGTCCAGACTACAGCCAAGCCGTCTTTCCACACTCGAAAGACAGGTTGTACCAGCAACAAGGATTTGCAGGGATTCGCTTATGGAAACTGAGTGGACTTCTGTAAAAATTAGCGATTTGAGCGATCCCTGCTATGGCAGAATCATTCGCAAGAAGGATATGCTCCCCTCTGGCTACCCGATATGGAATGGCTACAGCATTTCGGGGTATCACAGCGATTTCATGTATGAGGAGCCGCAGGTTACCATTACCTGTCGAGGCGTTGGCGGGACTGGAAATATTCATATGACGCCTCCCAAGTGCTGGGTAACGAACCTTGCGATTGTCATGAGGATCCGCGACGAGAACGTCTTACATAAGCCATTCTTCTATTGGGCAATGACCGCTTCTGACAGGTCGCAGCTCATAACAGGGTCCGCACAGTCTCAGATAACGATTAATCATCTCGCCCAACACAAACTCATGCTCCCTCCCCTCGCCGAGCAGAAGGCGATTGCGCACATCCTGGGGACGCTGGACGACAAGATCGAGTTGAACCGGCGGATGAACGAGACGTTGGAGGGGATGGCGCGGGCGCTGTTCAAGTCGTGGTTCGTGGATTTCGACCCGGTCATTGACAACGCCCAGGCCGCGGGCAACCCCATCCCCGAAGAATTCCGCGACCGCGCCGCCCAACGCGCCGAAGCCGCCCAATCCGCCGCATCCCAGGGCCGCCCCTTCGGCCTCCCCAAACCCCTCGCCGCCCAATTCCCCAACGCCTTCCACGACTCCGACCTCGGACCCATCCCAAGAGGGTGGAGAGACGG is a genomic window containing:
- a CDS encoding Fic family protein; the protein is MSYDPSVPFDELPPLLPTTEVESKAVLKQCLTATRALAELKGAGGLIPDQSILINAIPLQEAMMSSEIENIVTTQDELFKAAIDESSVADPQTKEVLRYRTALRHGYEALHDKPLSLDLILSVCRVLRDQPSLEFRSETERVVIANPQTHDIIYTPPPGGPGLVDKLRNLEAYLLAREGPDPLIRMAVGHYQFEAIHPFTDGNGRTGRILNILYLLHARLLDIPVLYLSRFIIQNKAEYYRLLRGVTEGGDWDTWLIYMLRGIEETAYWTCGRIRAIRQLLDHTAERCRKELPRVYSRELVDLIFRQPYCKIGFLVEEGLAERKTASKYLRELEQIGILAGERIGREVVFKHPALLKVLAA
- a CDS encoding restriction endonuclease subunit S, coding for METEWTSVKISDLSDPCYGRIIRKKDMLPSGYPIWNGYSISGYHSDFMYEEPQVTITCRGVGGTGNIHMTPPKCWVTNLAIVMRIRDENVLHKPFFYWAMTASDRSQLITGSAQSQITINHLAQHKLMLPPLAEQKAIAHILGTLDDKIELNRRMNETLEGMARALFKSWFVDFDPVIDNAQAAGNPIPEEFRDRAAQRAEAAQSAASQGRPFGLPKPLAAQFPNAFHDSDLGPIPRGWRDGVVGDIAKQAIGGQWGKDKPSDELVPAICLRGCDMEALRNIGFAPAAPTRFVKPKAVETRLPTEKDVLIAASGAGPCGRPLWCSSLLASLYELPVIYSNFVKRLTTFSTAHAVYLDRVLIGKFENRTIHDFINGTSVPNLDAEGLLTGCTVLVPSDDALNAFLHLCRPTFASLYSKGNVTLSALRDTLLPKLLSGELRVNDAEKFTEAAFDGI